One window from the genome of Leptospira wolffii serovar Khorat str. Khorat-H2 encodes:
- a CDS encoding LIC_11090 family protein — MALSIRNRAFVLFIVFSFGAQSVYSAFLNADYESLICTCNHASSQETHSVSPEDRFFQSQGKTMEDSQEHSDSQIGKVPNCHSSQAKTDLHTCSCKKHDKNLKARTLFSSFYLKSVSPSALEPYYISSELWIGPDPELFPGHFLLFLRPPEH; from the coding sequence ATGGCGCTCTCGATCCGAAATCGGGCTTTCGTCCTTTTCATCGTATTCTCATTCGGGGCCCAATCTGTATATTCCGCATTTCTAAACGCCGATTACGAAAGTTTAATCTGCACCTGTAATCATGCCTCCTCTCAGGAAACGCATTCCGTGAGTCCGGAGGATCGCTTCTTCCAATCCCAGGGAAAAACGATGGAAGATTCTCAGGAGCATTCCGATTCCCAAATCGGAAAAGTGCCGAACTGCCATTCTTCCCAAGCAAAAACCGATCTTCACACATGTTCTTGCAAAAAACATGATAAGAATTTGAAGGCCCGCACTCTATTCTCCTCCTTTTATCTTAAGAGCGTCTCGCCTTCCGCTTTGGAACCGTATTATATTTCCTCGGAACTCTGGATCGGTCCGGATCCGGAATTATTCCCGGGACATTTCCTCCTTTTCCTAAGGCCTCCCGAACATTGA